Within the Bacteroidales bacterium genome, the region CTTGAATGGGATATTTTTAAACTCGAAATAGTTGATATGGACGGAGCAAGAATAGATAAAGTTTCTGTATCAAAACTATCAAATACAAAAGGGAAAGAGGATTAACCTCACAAAACATTAATCCCCTAATCTCATTTTTTAATGTAAAATTTGAAATATCATTGTAATATTGAACCTCAAAAAAAGGTTTAGATAATTCTTTTCCTAAAAAAGATATTTCAAGATAAGATTTTTACTCAAAATTTCATAACTTTGTAACGTTGCAAATAGCAACAGACATATATTAGGAAGCGTTTAGCTTTATTCCTTACCGATGAATCTGGACAATTCGTCACGTTATAACAGGAATTTAGAAACGTCTCCCTTTGGTGTGTTATATGTGTATTTAACATATAAATCCAAAGGTGTGGGCTGTTTTTCTATATCTGTTATAAGGGCAGTCCAGAGCCTATCGGTAGAATATAGATAAAGTAGGCTCACACTTTCTGTATATGGTACAAATACCTTTTTTATATCTCAAGAGCCTACGAGATAATAGAAATTATATGAAAATATTTAAATTAATATTCAATGTAAATTGGATAAAAAGTATATTCTTTAATTTTAGATATTTAAAACTCTCGCAGGCTATAAAACTTCCAATACTTATTTTCAATAATACGCTACTATATAAAGTTAAAGGTAAGATTATAATTAATGCTCCCATAGAGACAGGATTAGTAAAGATAGGACCTCACAATGTTGGAACGAAAGATGTAAAATCTGCCAGAACAATATGGGAATGCTACGGAAACTTAGTCATTAATGGCAAAACTACAATTGGGTCAGGCAGTAGTATATCAATAGGAAAAAATGCAATACTTACTTTTGGTAAAGATTTTTCTATTACCGGGAACTCATCAATTATATGTCAAAAGGAGATAACATTTGGGGATAATTGCCTACTATCTTGGGATATACAAATATTAGACTCCGATTTTCATAAAATATATAATATAGAAGGTAAACATATAAACAAACCTAAACCAATAGTAATAGGGAATAAATGTTGGATAGGAGCAAGATGTACCATTTTAAAAGGAGTAAATATTAATGATAATACTATCATTGCCGCAAATTCAACAATTACAAAGAGTTTTGAAGAAAAGAATATCATAATTGGGAACAACAATGATACCCGTATAATAAAGAAGAGGATTAGATGGGAGATATAACACCCTACATAAAACAAAAAAGAGGCACTTTCACAAGTGTCTCTTTTTTGCTCTTCAGGTTGGACTTGAACCAACGACCCTCTGATTAACAGTCAGATGCTCTAACCGACTGAGCTACTGAAGAATAAATATATTAGGTAGTTATGAAAACGCTCTTCAGGTTGGACTTGAACCAACGACCCTCTGATTAACAGTCAGATGCTCTAACCGACTGAGCTACTGAAGAAGACTTTACGCACTCCTCACTTGGAAATGCGGTGCAAAAGTAAGTCCATTTTTTGGATTATGCAACAAATAAGGCATTTTTTTTAATATTGAGTGGTAAAAAAAGATAAAATAGAAGATATTTGTAACATTCTTAATTGTTTTTAAGTTGCAGATACCATAAAAGATAATTAACTTCGCATCTATAAACATCATATATTATGAAACAGATATTTAAACACCTAACCATAATTGCAATAACACTAATATTCTCATATAGTGCATACTCTCAAAAGCAGAATTTTGAGTTAATAAAAAACACAAATATCTTTAACTCAATATTAAAGGAGTTATCACTATTTTATGTTGATACCATTGATGCCGAGAAGATAATAACAAATGGTATAAACAGTATGCTATACTCGCTCGACCCATATACAACATATATCCCCAAGAAAGAGGAAGATGACCTTAAATTTATGACTACGGGCGAATATGCAGGAGTGGGAGCATTAATATCAAAACGCGACTCACTTATACAAATTACAAGCATATACGAAGGCAACCCTGCTCATAAAGATGGTATGAAGGTTGGCGACCGTATTCTCGAAATCAACGGAGAGTCAATGGTTGGAAAAAGCAACGACTTTGTTAGCGACCACCTAAGAGGCAAAGCAAACTCTCTTGCAGTTATAAAGGTAAAACGCCCAACAGTAGATAGCGTTGTAACCCTAAACGTAACCCGCAAAAAGATATATATCCCAGCGGTACCATACTACGGCGTAACCCAAAACGATATAGGTTACATCTACATATCATCGTTTAACACAAACACCGCATCAGAGGTTAAAGACGCACTACTTGATTTAAAGAAGAACCACAATATCTCATCACTTGTTTTAGACCTCAGAGGTAACCCGGGAGGACTTCTCAACGAAGCAATAGGAGTGATAAATCTTTTTGTTCCAAAAGGGAAAACCATATTAGAAACTCGCGGAAGGCTTAAAGAACTTGAGAACACATACAAAACATCACAAAAGCCAATTGATACCGAGATACCTATTGCTGTATTGATTAACGAAGAGAGTGCATCGGCCTCAGAGATTGTAGCAGGAGCAATGCAAGACCTTGATAGAGCCGTTATTGTAGGTAATCGTTCATTTGGTAAAGGATTGGTGCAAAGTACACGCTCTCTACCATACGAAGGAACACTGAAGATAACTACTGCAAAATACTACATTCCAAGTGGAAGATTAATACAAGCAATAGACTACTCAAACAAAAACGAGGATGGCACAACAACTCGTATCCCCGATTCACTTACAACCGAGTTTAAAACAGCGGCAGGGCGTATAGTTCGCGATGGAGGAGGAATAACACCCGATGTTACATACGAATACCCCAAACAGAGCAATATCCTATACTATCTTACAATAGATTACCATATGTTTGATTTTGCTACTCGCTATGTTGCTGAGCATCCCACAATTGCATCAGCAACAGAGTTTAAATTAACAGATGATGAGTATAATCAATTTAAAGAGGAGTTAAAAGCCAAAAACTTCACTTACGACCGAGAGAGCCTAAAACTATTGAACAAACTAAAAGAATTGGCAAAATTTGAGGGATACCTCGATGATGCCGAAGAGACAATCAATACCCTTGAAAAACTCCTTGAGCATAATATCGACAAAGATTTGGAGAACTTCAAAGAGGAGATAAAATCTGAATTGGAGATGGAGATAATAGAGCGATATTACTACAAAAAGGGATTAATGAGCAGAGGAGTAGAGGAGGACAAATGCATAGGCAAAGCAATTGAAATTCTTAAAAACCCAACTCAATATAAAGAGATACTATCACCACAAAAGAGATAGATATGGCACACCCATTAGAAAAATTCCAATATTGTCCGGCGTGTGGCTCAAACCACTTTGCCGAAAATGGTGCATACTCAAAAAAATGTGAAGATTGCGGATTTACATATTACGACAATCCCAAAGCGGCAACAGTTGCAATAATAGTAAACAGCAATAACGAGATATTGGTATGTCGCAGAGCCAAAGAACCTGCAAAAGGAACACTCGACCTACCGGGCGGATTTACCGATATTGGGGAGAGTGCCGAAGAGGGTGTAATTCGCGAAGTAAAAGAGGAGACAGGATTAGATGTATGCGAAGTAAAATTTCTCTTCTCCAAACCAAATATATACCCATTCTCGGGGATGATAGTAAACACAATGGATCTCTTCTTCTTATGCAAGGTCAAAACAACAGAGGGACTAATAGCCAATGATGATGTAGCAGAGACTCGCTTCATACCAATCAAAGAGCTTTCGCCCGAAGACTTTGGACTACGCTCAATAAGAGAAGCAATAGCTGATATTAAGTTGTTAGTTTTTAGTTGTTAGTTTTTAGTTGTTCCTTTATTTGCAAAATATGCAGCGGAATATTGCCAAGTTGCGATGCCACTTCGGAGTATGAACTATAAAAACTACCATATATCTTTGTAGTGCGAGATAAAATCCACATCTCCCTAACAGCATCCTTTATTCCCTGCAAACTATTTCTATTGCAATCGGTATCAACAGATAAAATTCTATCTCCAAAAATTTGCTTTAACTCACTCTTTGTTGCAGCGTCATCGGTAGCAACATAGAACTTTGTATCGCTACACTCATCAATCTCCTTACGCATAGCGTCACAAAAGAGAGAGAGAGGAGAGTTCTTTATCGACAATTCATTGTCTGTTCTGCGAATATGAACACCAATAGTATTCTCAGTAAAATTCTTTTCAACAAAATCATCTACCAAAGAGAGAATATCACTTTTGGGTATAAAATTTTTACTTATAGCGTCTGAATAATTGCCAAACTCATAACAACTCTCAATCAATACCCTACCACCATTTATGATAGTTTCGGCAAGAATACCTTTGTTACGTTGAGCAATAAAATCGGGAGAATAGATTGTAGTATCAAACATAAGTGGAGCAGTTATGAAAGGCAGCCAAAGAGTATGACGGCGAGGAGAACGATAAAGAAATCTATCAATAAAACCTGCCTCCATAACAGAAATCATATCATAACTTGGCGTCTCAAATAACTCTGAAAAGGGAGCGTTAAGTTCAAAATTGCTAAACCACACACTTTTCACAGGAATAGCATAGGGGCGGGCAAACTCAATTACGGCATTCAATGCCCTCATTCGGTTAGCCAATCCTCCGTACGGAGTAATAGTAATCTCTCTCCTTTTCACTTTTTATAAGTATTAAAATTCACTACAAAAGTATATCAAAAAATCTGTTTGTAAAAGAGGCATATTTTTATTAATTTCGCAACAAGCAAACAAGAGAGATAATGGCAGGGAAAATAGCAGAAACGCCACTAATGAAACAGTATATCGAGATGAAGGGTAAACACCCCGATGCTATACTGCTTTTTAGAGTGGGCGACTTTTATGAAACATTCTCGAACGATGCAATAGAGGCATCCGAGATATTAGGAATAACACTAACCCGACGAGCAAACGGAGCAGCACAATTTGTTGAGTTAGCAGGATTTCCACACCACGCATTAGACGTATATCTGCCAAAACTTGTAAGAGCAGGAAAACGAGTTGCCATCTGCGAACAACTCGAAGATCCCAAACTAACAAAAAAATTGGTAAAGAGAGGTATTACCGAGTTGGTAACACCGGGAGTATCAATTAACGACAATGTTCTAAACCACAAAGAGAATAACTTTGTGGCAGCACTATATTTTGAACGTCACTCATGCGGAGTATCACTGCTCGATATATCAACAGGAGAGTTCTTAACAGCAGAGGGAAGTTTTGACCATATCGATAAACTTCTAAACAGTTTTGCTCCAAAAGAGATATTAATTGAGCGTGGCAAACGCGATATGTTCACTTCAAAATTCGGATACAAATTTTTAATCTTTGAATTAGATGACTGGATATTTACAACCGATGCCGCAAGAGAACGCCTGCTAAAACATTTTGAAACAAAGAACCTAAAAGGATTTGGAGTTGAACATCTAAAATTAGGGGTAATAGCAGCAGGAGCAATTCTTCACTATTTAGATATAACACAACATACACAAATATCACATATAACTACCCTCACAAGAGTTGAAGAGGAACGCTACGTAAGACTTGATAAATTTACACTTCGTAGCCTTGAACTTCTCGCTCCAATGAACGAAGGAGGTAAATCGTTGTTAGATATAATAGACAAGACACTAACCCCAATGGGCAGTCGCATGATGCGCCGTTGGGTAACATTCCCGCTAAAAGATATAAATGCAATCAATCAACGATTAGATGTGGTAGATCATCTTTTCCGTTCACCAGAGGACAAAGAGGCACTTGAAGAGAAGATGTCGCTAATAGGCGATATGGAACGCCTAACCTCAAAAGTTGCCGTAGGAAGAGTAACCCCAAGAGAGATGATACAATTGCGAGTTGCACTCGCAGCAATAGAGCCAATAAAGGCAATATGCACAAATAGCCAAAACCCGGTTCTGGCACACTTTGCAAAGGAGCTGGAACTATGCGAGGAGATACGCAACCGTATTGAAAAAGAGATAATGCAAGATGCCCCCTCGCTAATAAACAAAGGCGGTATCATACGCGAAGGTGTAAACCAAGAGTTAGACGAACTTCGCAAGATGTCAGGCTCAGGCAAAGAGTATCTTCTACACATACAACAACGCGAAAGCGAAGCAACAGGTATTCCATCACTAAAGATAAGTTATAACAACGTATTCGGATACTACATAGAGGTACGCAACACCCACAAAGAGAAAGTACCCGAAGGGTGGATACGCAAACAAACCCTAACCAATGCCGAGCGTTACATAACCCAAGAGTTAAAAGAGTACGAAGAGAAGATATTAGGCGCAGAAGAGAAGATATTGGCAATAGAGAGCCGACTATTCAATGAGTTGGTACAAGCAACCACGCTACACATAAGTGCCATGCAACGCAACGCCACAATGTTAGCACAATTAGATTGCCTAATATCATTTGCCACAACAGCAAAAGAGAACAAATATATACGCCCAGTTCTTGATGACTCATTAACACTATACATTGAAGAGGGACGCCATCCGGTAATAGAGAAACAACTCCCCGTAGGAGAAGAGTATATCACAAACACTCTCAAACTCGACAATGAGAATGAGCAGATAATGATAATTACCGGTCCGAATATGGCAGGTAAATCGGCACTTCTCCGCCAAACAGCCCTTATAACCATAATGGCACAGATAGGTTGTTTTGTTCCTGCACAATCGGCACGCATTGGAATAGTAGATAAGGTATTTACCAGAGTTGGAGCATCAGATAATATATCACTCGGAGAATCAACCTTTATGGTTGAGATGAACGAGGCAGCATATATCCTCAACAATATATCCGAGAGAAGTCTTGTTCTATTTGATGAGTTAGGAAGAGGAACAAGTACCTACGATGGAATATCAATAGCATGGGCAATAGTTGAACATATACACGAAAACGAAAAGGCAAAGGCAAAAACCCTCTTTGCAACCCACTACCACGAGTTAAACGAAATGGAGAAGGAATTTTCGCGAATAGTCAATTACAATGTATCGGTAAAAGAGGTTGACAACAAAGTGGTATTCCTACGCAAATTGGTACGCGGTGGAAGCGAACACAGTTTTGGTATTCACGTTGCAAAGATGGCAGGAATGCCACGCAATATCGTTGGACGTGCTGATGAGATACTAAAAGAGTTAGAGAAGGGTAGCGAGAACAGAAACATAACAAAACCCATACCTGCGGCGGCAAAAGCAGGAGGAATGCAACTATCGCTATACCAATTAGATGATCCTGTACTATCAGATATACGCAAAGAGATATTAGGATTAGATATTAACAATCTTACACCCGTTGAGGCACTCAACAAACTAAATGATATAAAAAAAATACTATTAGGACGATAATACAATGTTACAACGCAAAGATTTTGAAATAATGGCTCCAGTAGGCTCATACGAGTCGCTAACAGCAGCAATACAAGGAGGAGCAGATTCGGTCTATTTTGGAGTAGAGGGATTGAATATGCGTTCACGTTCATCAAACAACTTCACACTTGATGACCTACGCAACATAGCAGAAATATGCAACCAAAACGGTATAAAAACTTATCTGACCGTAAACACCGTAATATATGACGGAGACCTTGAGTTGATGCGAAAAATCATCGACACAGTAAAAGAGTCGGGAGTAAGTGCAATAATAGCATCAGACGTAGCGGCAATGAGTTATGCCAACTCAATAGGCGTAGAGGTACACCTATCAACACAGCTCAATATATCAAATGCTGAGGCACTAAAATTCTATGCCCAATTTGCCGATGTAGTGGTATTGGCTCGAGAGTTAAACCTCGACCAAGTATCGGGAATCTACCGCAGAATACAAGACGAGAACATAGTTGGACCTAAAGGAGAGCAGGTACGAATAGAGATGTTTGCACACGGAGCCCTTTGTATGGCAGTATCAGGCAAATGCTACTTAAGTCTGCACGAAATGAATCACTCGGCAAACAGAGGCTCATGCCTACAAATATGCCGCAGAGGTTACACAGTAAAAGACAAAGAGAGCAACATTGAATTGGATATAGAGAATCAATATATAATGTCGCCCAAAGACCTTAAAACAATCCACTTCATGAACAAAATGATTGATTCGGGAGTAAGAGTATTTAAGATTGAAGGTCGTGCCAGAAGTGCCGAATATGTGCGTACAGTTGTAGAGTGCTATCGCGAAGCAGTTGAGAGTTACATTGACGGAACATTCAGCGAAGAGAAGATTGCAGGTTGGGACACCCGTTTAGCAACCGTATTCAACAGAGGATTCTGGAACGGATACTATCTTGGACAACGCTTGGGTGAGTGGTCATCAAGTTACGGAAGCGAAGCAACCGAGCGAAAAGAGTACATAGGAAAAGGAACAAAATACTTCTCAAATATAGGAGTAGCCGAGTTCTTGATGGAGAGTGGCGAGATTAACGAAGGAGATAAATTATTGATAACAGGCCCTACAACAGGAGCCATAACAATAGAGGCAAAAGATATGCGAGTAAACTTTAAACCTGCCACTAAGATTGTAAAAGGCGACCTCTTCTCAATAGCAGTAGGCACCAAAATACGCCCATCTGACAAACTATTCAAAATAGTACAAGTAGATAAGAAGTAGGTATTAAACTTCAAATAAAAAACAAAAGGCTACCCAACCGAAAGGTTGCGATAGCCTTTTTTTATGTGATAATATAATTATATACTAACCTTAACACCCACAGTAATACTACGAGGCAGAGCAGGGCCATAGATATAACCTGAATCTCTGTCAGGACCTTGATCAAAATCTTTCTGGTACGAGTTAAAGATATTCATTATAGCAGCATTTAACTGCAAAGTTGCACTACGCCATATCTTAAAATCGTATGCAACCTTAAAGTTTACATCAAAGAAAGGAGATGTACGCTCAGCCCTATCAATATCTGTTCCTGAGCCCTCGCAATGTTGTACCATCATCGCTCCCGTAGCAGTACCGCTTACCGATAGCGTAAGAGCAGGTATAGGATTATAAACTCCCATTATATAACCATAGGCATTTGGCGAACGAAACATCTTTCGCACAGGCGGAACATCAGGATTCTCGCTCCAATACTCCAACTGTTTATAACCACTATACTGAATAGTTGCCGAGCCTTGAATCTGAAAAATTGGAAGAATACCAATTTTACCCTCAATTGTTCCACCAGCAACTCTTGCACCAGAGCCATTATAACGCACCATAACGGTATTACCTTTTGCATCCTGCTCCTCAGTTTTAAGAAGAGCAAAAGCATCTTTTAAATCGGTGTAAAACAACTCCACCATCAAATTAGTACGCACTCTACCAAAGTTTTTATACATATCAGCAGAGAATGACAGACTATTAGAGCGCTCCTCTTTTAAATTAGGATCCAAAACCGTTACAACCCTATCACCACCAACAACAGCCACATGGAAATCCTCATCAAAAGCCTGAGGGGCTCTAAATCCTGAAGAGTAGGTCAAACGCAAATTAACATTGGCAATTGGATTGTATCGTAAATTAACACGTGGCGAGAATATAGGTTTATCAACCAAGTTATGTTTATCCATACGAACACCCACAAGAAAACCCCACTTATCATCTCTCCACTCGTTTTGAAGAAAAACGCTACCAATATTTACTTTCTGTTTTACATAGTGGTCATAGCCCGTAAAATTATCTATAAGTTTATTATAACTATACTCACCACCAACCATAAGTTCTGATGGGAGAAACCACAGTTTATCAAACTTGTAACTATATTGAGCACCAGTTACAGAAACAACGTCGCTGGTCTTACCATAAGCATTAGGATCTTGTTTTGCACCATAATAACTATCTCTTTTAGTTGTTTGAAATGAGGTATAAACACTCAATTTATGCCTGTTTTCATTGAAAAAGAGGTCGTAACTTAACTCACCCCCATTGATAGTGTGATCGGTCTGTTCAGCAATCATAGCCTCATGGGGCGGTAGATCAAAAGCATCACCACCACGGCGAAACTCATTTATACTATGGTATTGAAGATTTACCCTTCCAAAATCACCAGTTCGTATATAAGAACTTAAACCAATAGTTTTTCCGTTAATCTCTGGGATTTCACAAAATCCATCACCATCATAATCATAGTAGTCACGCTTACGACTCTGACCATAAATAGTTAAACCCATCTTATAATTATCATTTACAAGAGAAGCATTAAAAGTGGTATTATTATCAAGAGCATTAGATATGCCAATAGATGTAAGCGAATGAGAAACTTCGGCACTACTCTCAGTAGGCTCTTTTGTAATTATATTTATTGTACCACCTATGGCAGAAGAGCCAAACAGAGCAGAACCTCCTCCACGAATTACCTCAACACGCTCAATCATATTTGCAGGAATCTGTTCAAGTCCATAAACACCAGTAAGAGCAGAAAAAATAGGGCGAGAGTTCATAAGTATCTGCGAATAGTGACCATCAAGACCATTAATTCTGACCTGCATAAAACCACAATTCTGACAATTATCCTCAACTCTGATACCTGGTTGATAGTTTAGTCCACACGAGAGGGTAGGAGCAGATACCAAATCAAGCGTTTTGCTTGTAAGAATATTTACCATCGAAGAGGCATTCTGTCTTTTGAGTTCGCCCCTATTTGCTGAAACAACAATCTGCTCAAGTTCCTCATACATATCCTCAAGAGAAAAGTTAATCTCCTGAGTTTTATTAGCAATAATCTCAACACTTCTACTCTCACTCTTATATCCCATTCCGCTAACCTCAATCACATAATTGCCAACAGGAAGATTTCTAAAGAAGTAGTGACCTGTTCTATCGGTTTTGGTATAAAAACTTGTACCCTTTACCTCCACTATAATATAAGGCAGATGTTCCTTTGTTGACAAACTTAAAACGTGGCCCGATATATTAGCATCAGTAGGTGTCTCTGTTACGTAACTAATAGTCTCCTCAGCAAAAACAGCAAAAGGAACTATTAGAATAAATAGAATCAAATAGTAAAATCTTTTCATATCATTATCTAAAAAAGTTTATCACGTTAAGTTAATTTTCCGATGCAAAATTAACGGGAGGAGAAGAGTATTGAAATACCCAGAATTTGGTAAATTATAGTGAGGATAAAGCAACTTGGGTACTCAAAGAATGTTATAAATATGAAAAATATCTACTCTATAATAAACCATTTGCTAAAAAAATACTCACATTGATGTAAAATATGTTTTATAAATACAAAAGAGACTATATAAGTTAAATATTTACTATTTTTACTATAAAGAATTATAAAACTTTAAAGCAAGTTTTATATTTTGCTTGTTTGTATGTATTTTTGCAACATAAACTAAAAGAATAAAATGAGATACCTTAAAATAAACCTCGCACTACTATTTTTAATTCTTATAACACTCCCTTTAGTTGCTAATGCTCAAGAGAGAAAAACACCCTTTACTGTATCACATTCACTCCTTAATATGTATAAGAGCGAAAACTATTTGGGAGTAAACCACAAACTTAGTAGTGCTTTTAACGAAACAACCATTGACACATACCCAACAACTGCGGTAGAGAGAGAGTTTCTTAAGATAGAGAGTGCATATCGCTCAGGGGACAAAGATATTATAAGTAAAATATTCGAATTCAAAAACCGCAATACCGATCCCCGATACACTCAAAAACTTGATTTAATGTTAGCAACCTCATACGTTGCAGAGGGCAACTTTGAAGAGGCTGAAAAATATTTCAACAGAGTTGATTGCAATAGACTATTGGCAGAAGACAAAGAGGAGTATATCATAAATAGAAGCATATTACTATTTAGTAAAGGGGAGTATGAAAAAGCAGAAGAGGAGCTATTTCAGATAGTAACAAAGAGAGCTTCAAACAGTATCCCGGCAATATTCTATTTAGCATGTTCAAACTATGCACAAGATGAGTATATAACAGCCGAAGTAGGATTCTTAGAGTGCATTAACGATAAGACCTTTGGAGGTAATGCAAAATATTATTTAACCAACATATATTTTGCCACAGAACGCTATCATGAGGCTCTAAAATTGGGCAGTGAACTATTAGATAACAATAGTTGTTCTGAGGAGTATGTTATGCCATTAAATAAGATTTGTGGAGAGAGTGCCTTTTTAACTGGCAACAACTATATTGCTATAAAATATCTTCAAGAATATACACAAAGCAATAGTGATGACTACAACTCTTTGTATCACTTAGGAGTGGCATACTACAATACAAAACAATATAGCAATGCAGTTAAAACATTAATTGAAGTAACAGCAACTAAGAACATCTTCTCTCAAAGTGCATACCTATATTTAGGACACTCATATTTGCAACTAAACGATAAAAACGGAGCAATGTTTGCATACGAAAAAGCAATGACCGAGAATGAGAACATTGAGGCAAAAGAGAGTGCAATGTATAACTACTGCATAATAATTGAAGAGAACAATATACTACCATTCAACAAAAAAGTTGAGGTTTATGAAAACTATATAAACCAATTCCCCAATAGCAATAACTCAGCAGCAATAAACCAAATATTGGCTGTAAGTTATCTGACAACAAAAAATTATAAAGCGACACTATCATCGGTTAATAAGGTAAAGAATCCGGGAAAAGAGTTACTCGCAGCAAAACAGATAATACTCTATAATTTGGGAACACAAGAGTATGAGAAAAAAGAGTACTCAAAAGCAAAAAAATATTTTGATCAAAGTATAAAAGTTGGTAACTACAAAACTGACATAATAGCAAAAGCATATCTTTGGAGAGGAGAGATAAACTATCTGTTTAAAGATTACGCACAAGCAACAAACGACATCAAGAAACATATTTCGCTATTAAAACAACCCGATATGAATTCATACTACTCACTCGGGTATGCACTATTTATGCAAAAGAGATATAGCGAGGCTGAGAAACAATTCAGCAACCACATTACAAAAAACAAAAAGAATAAATCAACCAAAGCCGACGCATATAACCGTAAAGGCGACTGCTTATATATGATGCGAAATTATGCTAATGCTCGTAAAGCATATAATGAGGCAGAGAAAACAGATAACCAAATGGCAGACTACTCAATATATATGCAGGGCATAATATATGGAGTTGAGAAACAACACTCTCAAAAAGTTGAGACCATGAACAGAGTTATCACACAATATCCACAATCGGTATATGCCCCCAAAGCATTAGTTGAAAAGGGAAATGCCCATCTTGCCCTCACTCAAAACGATAATGCCCTCTTAACATTTGCAAATGTTTATGATAAATATCCCAAGAGCGAGGAGGCACGTCAAGCACTACTACAATCGGCTCTGGTATATATGAACATCGGCGACAACGACAAAGCAATATCGGCATATAAAACACTTATAGAGGAGTACTCTGGTAGCAACGAAGCTAAAGTTGCTATGGAAGATTTAAAGAACTACCATATACAACAAGGCGATATAGAGCCATACGCTGAATATATAAAGAGAATAAAAGGAGAAGAGGTATATAGCAACATACAAATGGACTCTCTCACTTACTATGCTGCCGAGAATGCCTTTTTGCAATCACCCTCTGAAAAGAGTGTAAATCAGTTAAAGAATTACATAAGCAAATACCCATC harbors:
- a CDS encoding TonB-dependent receptor, with protein sequence MKRFYYLILFILIVPFAVFAEETISYVTETPTDANISGHVLSLSTKEHLPYIIVEVKGTSFYTKTDRTGHYFFRNLPVGNYVIEVSGMGYKSESRSVEIIANKTQEINFSLEDMYEELEQIVVSANRGELKRQNASSMVNILTSKTLDLVSAPTLSCGLNYQPGIRVEDNCQNCGFMQVRINGLDGHYSQILMNSRPIFSALTGVYGLEQIPANMIERVEVIRGGGSALFGSSAIGGTINIITKEPTESSAEVSHSLTSIGISNALDNNTTFNASLVNDNYKMGLTIYGQSRKRDYYDYDGDGFCEIPEINGKTIGLSSYIRTGDFGRVNLQYHSINEFRRGGDAFDLPPHEAMIAEQTDHTINGGELSYDLFFNENRHKLSVYTSFQTTKRDSYYGAKQDPNAYGKTSDVVSVTGAQYSYKFDKLWFLPSELMVGGEYSYNKLIDNFTGYDHYVKQKVNIGSVFLQNEWRDDKWGFLVGVRMDKHNLVDKPIFSPRVNLRYNPIANVNLRLTYSSGFRAPQAFDEDFHVAVVGGDRVVTVLDPNLKEERSNSLSFSADMYKNFGRVRTNLMVELFYTDLKDAFALLKTEEQDAKGNTVMVRYNGSGARVAGGTIEGKIGILPIFQIQGSATIQYSGYKQLEYWSENPDVPPVRKMFRSPNAYGYIMGVYNPIPALTLSVSGTATGAMMVQHCEGSGTDIDRAERTSPFFDVNFKVAYDFKIWRSATLQLNAAIMNIFNSYQKDFDQGPDRDSGYIYGPALPRSITVGVKVSI
- a CDS encoding tetratricopeptide repeat protein — encoded protein: MRYLKINLALLFLILITLPLVANAQERKTPFTVSHSLLNMYKSENYLGVNHKLSSAFNETTIDTYPTTAVEREFLKIESAYRSGDKDIISKIFEFKNRNTDPRYTQKLDLMLATSYVAEGNFEEAEKYFNRVDCNRLLAEDKEEYIINRSILLFSKGEYEKAEEELFQIVTKRASNSIPAIFYLACSNYAQDEYITAEVGFLECINDKTFGGNAKYYLTNIYFATERYHEALKLGSELLDNNSCSEEYVMPLNKICGESAFLTGNNYIAIKYLQEYTQSNSDDYNSLYHLGVAYYNTKQYSNAVKTLIEVTATKNIFSQSAYLYLGHSYLQLNDKNGAMFAYEKAMTENENIEAKESAMYNYCIIIEENNILPFNKKVEVYENYINQFPNSNNSAAINQILAVSYLTTKNYKATLSSVNKVKNPGKELLAAKQIILYNLGTQEYEKKEYSKAKKYFDQSIKVGNYKTDIIAKAYLWRGEINYLFKDYAQATNDIKKHISLLKQPDMNSYYSLGYALFMQKRYSEAEKQFSNHITKNKKNKSTKADAYNRKGDCLYMMRNYANARKAYNEAEKTDNQMADYSIYMQGIIYGVEKQHSQKVETMNRVITQYPQSVYAPKALVEKGNAHLALTQNDNALLTFANVYDKYPKSEEARQALLQSALVYMNIGDNDKAISAYKTLIEEYSGSNEAKVAMEDLKNYHIQQGDIEPYAEYIKRIKGEEVYSNIQMDSLTYYAAENAFLQSPSEKSVNQLKNYISKYPSGTFKANASFYVGQYGYNNNNFTEARQYFENVLVSKNVMLLEETLQALATIEELERNYDKAYKYYTLLINEYPTTQLGKEAQSSVVRVLSLDGKNSDVITTATNILSNNSDIPNIEEVRYYRAKAYTATAESEKAIDDWTILSTTHSPYSSEAKYMIAETQFNENNTTQAEESINSLLASSGEDRYWIARSIILLSDISAKQGDNFKAKQYLNSLKSNYTENDDIQQMIKTRLTKYEK